In a genomic window of Hippoglossus stenolepis isolate QCI-W04-F060 chromosome 17, HSTE1.2, whole genome shotgun sequence:
- the LOC118125127 gene encoding 1-phosphatidylinositol phosphodiesterase-like produces MENHQYFWLFLIINSCSGSGTGFNDDPAIDPRLYNLDWMKSVPDETLISALSIPGTHESLSLHGGPLAKCQVWTLDKQLNLGVRYFDLHGKVTKLMTELIDKNRNKIWTKSSIPNMQQVRGNIVLLQSDTFYRGIENQESTFFENKKLINVEAKIRNIKSQLCDHHVVLTDSAASRLSRPKTLAQTLNKQLDNFVVQHEKSSSNQGCLGVLSMNFPSADLIKNIIQLKPCNCVKGGKIGDGGRKIQVTTEPKPKPTSSTSEQAQPKTEPNITPEAAESTLSGLESTPKFEEKAKPVPEPQAITSGDNT; encoded by the exons ATGGAGAACCATCAGTACTTCTGGCTTTTCTTGAT AATAAACTCCTGTTCGGGCTCAGGAACAGGTTTCAACGATGACCCAGCCATCGATCCAAGACTTTATAACCTGGACTGGATGAAGTCTGTGCCTGATGAGACCCTCATATCTGCTCTCTCCATACCTGGAACCCATGAGAGCTTATCCTTACATGGAGGACCTCTTGCTAAATGTCAAGTTTGGACCTTGGACAAGCAACTCAATTTGGGAGTGCGGTATTTTGATTTGCAT GGGAAAGTCACAAAATTGATGACGGAATTGATCGACAAGAACCGAAATAAGATTTGGACTAAGTCATCGATCCCAAACATGCAACAGGTGAGGGGGAATATTGTTCTTCTCCAGAGTGACACATTCTATCGTGGCATAGAAAACCAAGAGTCAACGTTCTTTGAAAATAAGAAGCTGATCAATGTGGAAGCCAAAATAAGGAATATCAAGTCACAACTCTGTGATCATCATGTTGTGTTGACTGACAGTGCAGCATCACGTCTCAGCAGGCCTAAAACGTTGGCTCAAACACTTAACAAGCAGCTTGACAACTTTGTGGTGCAACATGAGAAAAGCTCCTCAAACCAAGGTTGCTTGGGAGTCCTAAGCATGAACTTCCCGAGTGCTGAtcttattaaaaacatcatTCAACTCAAACCCTGCAACTGTGTAAAAGGTGGAAAAATAGGAGATGGTGGAAGAAAGATACAAGTGACAACTGAGCCAAAACCCAAGccaacatcatcaacatctgaACAAGCACAACCTAAAACTGAGCCAAACATTACACCCGAAGCAGCAGAGTCAACATTATCTGGATTGGAGTCAACGCCAAAGTTTGAAGAAAAAGCTAAACCAGTTCCTGAACCACAGGCTATAACTTCTGG agacAACACCTGA